The nucleotide sequence CTGCCGCTGCAATTTCACAAACAATAATTTCGTGATTTACTCTGGCATCAACAACTTCACGCCATTACAAAAGAATGGTGTTCCGATTCTCAAATACGCGGAACATAAGGAGATTCATTACGAAGATGAAAAGATACTTTCCCCCGCTTCGAAATATTCAGTTAAGCTCCTAAACTTTTCATTCGGTACCGTGGACGACTCTGATTTTCTGTTATCAAACTACGGCTTACCCGACACCCCACTCACGGCTCCACGCCCCGCGACAAATAATTTGATGCAGTGGTTCCTGATCGGTAACGGCATTCTGCTGGCGCTGATCGTCCTTTACGTTATCATTCAACGCTTCCGCACTGCTCATACTCAGGAGAACCTGTCATGAAGCGGCTCTCTTTCAGACTGAAATCATTCCTGGCAGCTTACTTTACTGTGGTCCTGATAATTGGGGTAATTTTTTATGGCACCTCCCTGTTCGGGGCCCCGCAGATTGTGGCACCGCTCTGTGAATTCAAAGAGATCCCAGCCGGCGAGACAGCACGACAGAAGATCTCTGTCCAGAACACGACCAGTCAACCACTCCAGCTGATCGGTGCGATGGTTCCCTGCACGCTTTGTGGCTGCGCCTCTACGGAAGGGCTGCCTGTGACAATCCCGCCCGGTCAGAGTGAAAGCTTCTTCGTATTATTCAAAGCAACAACAGCAGGCCAATTCAAAACAGAAATCGAACTGTATACCGACAACCCCGAACAGACCATCGTTCGACTACATGTCCGCGGGACAGTGAAACAGGACGCAAAAGACCAACCAGTGAAGTGATGTGGTTCCGACTTTCGAAATTCACTTCGTAGGGGTCGACCCATGTGTCGACCCGCAGGGTGAACAGTGTTTGCTGTTTACACCACGAAGTTTTTTCCTGGTCCCGTTCACTGCGAATAACAAATGAACCTCAACAGGCGGGCGGACACATGGGTCCCGCCCTTAACGTTTGGTGTCTCACGAGTGTAGTACCTGGTTATGCCAGCACCGTCGGTCAAGCCGAGCGGTGGCACACGGACGGCTGATACAATCGGGAGTCACAACAAATACAGGGAACCTTTCCGTGTGCCACGGTCCGGCTCGTCCGGCCGTGCCCGGGCAAGTATTGGAAGCCTGTCTCTGAATACAACACGATAGCCGCAACCTCCCGCTCGCTGCGCTCGACCCGAAATATATTCGGGTCCACCCATTTGTTACTTTCGTGTGGTTTCGTGTTTTTTCGTGGTAGAAAAAACCATCACGACGAAGCCTACTTCTTCTTAATTGTCAACCACAGGTAAGGCAGTTCGAGATCCGCTTTGGGACGGGCGGTTTTGCGTTTGGGGCTGATGCCTTTGATGACAGCGGTCGGCGCGTGGACCTGCGTCTTGTCTTTCAGGCTCACGCCTTTGATTTCCAGCGGGCCTTGAAATACCACGTCCGCCTTGGCTTCCAGCTTCAGCTTGACCGATTTCTCGGTCTTCTCTTTCAGCTTGGAAACCACAGGCTCACACGTCACCCCTGCGGGTAACCCAGCCACGCTAATTTCAATGTCATCGTTGAACCGCGGACTCTGGCGATCAACTTTGACTTCGATTTCCAGCGGCTTGTCGCCGGCGGTCAGCGTGTATTGCTCTTCGGTGGTCTGCAACGAGAAGTCGGCTTCGGTAGGCTGGATCGACAACAGGTACACATAACGAAAGCCGCCATATTGAAATCGATCGGTCACTTCCAGGCGATATTCTCCGTCCGCAGGAATCCCATAATCGAGTTGGGCGTCATAATAATTCCGGCGGGCATCATCCACTTCTTTCAGCAGTTTGCCTTTCGCATCAAACAGCTTGATGTAAGCATCCAGGGGATAACCCAGCATATATGTGTCGACTTTGAACGTCAGCTTGTCCCCTTTTTTCGCTGCGAAACGGTAGGAATCGATCTCTTTCCGCTCAGCGATTTTGCCGGTAACCGTCGCCGGTAACGTCAACAGTTGGCCCTTCTCAGCCTGACTCTCTTTGGTTTCAAGAATAACCGGAGTCTTACTCAACGGGATCGTCAACAAGTTTCCCAGTTGCGGGTGGCTGAGCAGCGCCTGCGTTTTCGAGTCAGTCATCGCGGGTAACAGCGTTTTTAAATCATCAGGCAGATTCCAGCCTTCCAATGCCACCGGTGCCGCGGCAGCAGGATGCCAGGCGAGTGGCAGACTATGGTCGACGAACGGTCCTGTCGTCAGCGTCAAACGGTAAATGTAAGAAGCAGCGCCCGCAAAACGAATCGTGCTGTTGGGATCCGCAGGAAATGCGAACGTGCGCACGTAATAGGTTCCGTCTTCCGGCGCGGTAAAGACAATCCGCGGATCAAACCAGAGGGTATCTTCCATCTGCTCCAGCACGGTGCCTCGATGATTGAGAATCTGCAGCAGGCCATCCATGGGTGAACCCAGCTGTTCGTTCGCAGTCTGCGATGCAATCAGGGTCTGACCCCTTTTTAATTTTACCTGGTAGATGTCAACATCACCACTTTTGGCCAGCACGCCATTGATGGTCACGCCTGGCAGTTCGCATTTGTGGGCATGTTCCAGGTCGTCATTGGGCTCCGTTTCGGCCTGTTCGGGAAGAGTACCCACCAGGAACGGTCGGATTTCAGAAGCCCCTTCCGCATTGTGAAAACGCAGCCAGTACAAACCGGGCTTGGCAGCGGCATCGATCTGGACGGTGAATTGTTTTTCCTTACCATTAGCGGGTTTCTCCGGGATCGTAATCGTCAACCCGGGAGCCGAAGTCCAGACGGAAACCGGTGCAGTGCCCAGTGTTTTATTAACGCTGACTTCGACCTTCTGTCCCACCTGACCGCCTGCGGGGTTCAGATAATTCACGCTGGGAGGCGCGGCCTTCACTTCTGAAAACAGACCATGAACCAATGCCATCGAAACAACAGCGGGCAGAATCCGAGCGGTAGACAACATCGGTAATCTCATTCTCAGTCAGAAGGTGGCAGTTTATGCAAACAGTTCCGGAATCGGTGTCGGGTCGCTGACCAGATGCGACGGACGACCTTCCGGTGTGTAGAGCATTTTGTCAGGGTCGATGCCCATCTTTGTATAGATGGTCGAGACAAAGTTTTCCGGCGAAAGCACGCGTTCAACAGCGGAGTAACCGGCTTTGTCGGTCGCTCCGAGAGCGAGTCCGCCGGGTGTTCCGCCGCCGGCCATCAGGACGGACATCGCGTTGGACCAGTGATCACGACCGCCGCCGGGATTGATTTTCGGTGTACGACCGAATTCACCCAGTGCCAGTACCATGGTCGTATCCAGCAGACCGCGTTCGTCCAGGTCTTCGATCAGAGTCGCGATGGTGTTTTCAAAGGAAGGCATGCGACCACGGAACGTCTTGAACAGACTGCCGTGATTGTCCCAGCCCCCTTCGTACAAGGTGACGAATGGCACGCCGGCTTCGGTCAGACGACGAGCCAGCAGGGCACGTTGACCGAATGAGTTTCGACCGTATTTATCGCGTAACTCGTCAGACTCGCGATCAATTTCAAAGGCCTTCTGTGCTTCGGTGGAAGCGACCAGGCTATAGCCCTGCTCATAGTATTCATCCAGGCTGAGCACCGGATCGCCGGCGACTTCGTCCCGGATGCGCTTCAGCTGATCGACCTGCTGACGCAGATCGCGGCGAGTTTGATAGCGGGTGTCGGTGAGACCACTGGGAAGAGACAGGTCCCGCACGCGGAAGTTGGATGAATTCGGATTGTCCGACATCACAAACGGGGCGTACTTGGCTCCCAGGAAGTTCGGTCCGCCGGAACGTGACATGCGGGGCATGGAGAAATAGGCGGGCAGATTGTTGGTTGTTGGTTTCTGATGTGCAACCACGGAGCCCATGCTGGGATGGAAGCTTACAAACGCGCCACAGCCGACTGGAATTCGCGGTGGAGCACCGGTCATCATGTAATGGTTACCAGCCCCGTGGTTCCCCTGGTTATGGCGGATGGATCGGATGACCGAGCATTTATCGAAGATCGACGCCAGACGCGTCATATGCTGCGAAAACTGGACGCCGGGCACCTTCGTGGAAATCGGGTTGAATTCGCCGCGAACTTCAATCGGTGCTTCCGGTTTGGGATCGAAGGATTCATAGTGCGAAGGACCACCGTCCATCCAGATCAGGATTACGCTCTTCGCGGTGGCTTTCGGACCCGGAGCAGCGGTGCCTTTAGCCTGGGACTGCAGGCGAAGTAAGTCTACCATTCCCAGACCGGTCATGGCACCGAGGCCTAGCTGCAGGCAATTTCGTCGTGTGATTCCATTGCAATTCTTTGAAACATTCATCATTTCTGATCCTGTTGGTAGTGATGTCAAATAATGATTCCTGGTGGAGCAGGGGAGCTTTAGTTTTTGAAAAGGTATTCCGGTGTATTGAGCAGTGCCCACATCAGGTCTTCAATAACCTGCTGTCGGTCAGCCCCTTCCTTTTCAAACAGGGAGCGCCCCAGTCGTTTTTCTTCCAGACTCGGATATCTCGCATAAGCGGTCAGATAAATCTCTTCTACGATCTGATCGGGCGTCATTTTACTCTTGGCCCATGCGGCACTGTTACCTTTACCGGATTGAATCCGGGCATACAGGTCACGTGAATTCATCATATGCAGGACCTGCACGACAGTAGTATCAGCCGTGCGTTCGCAGGGCGGATCCTGGTTGGGATCGGGACGGCCGAAGGAGTCGAGGAAGACCGAACTCACGCGATGCGTCCAGATCTGTTTAGCCGTTGAATCCTCGGGCATGGCTGAAAATGAGTCGGGCACGCCGATCATTTCGCTGACGCTGTCCAGCAGAACTTCTGCACGCAGACGCTGACGATAATGTCGCGAATAATTTCGCGTATCACTCACGTTGGTTTCGTTGGGTAAGGCACTCAGTGCGTAAACATGAGATGTCACAATCGTCTTGATGTATTTCTTTAAATCGAATTTCTGTTCCCGGAAATGTTTGCCCAGCGCTTTGATCAGCGGCTTGTTGGACGGAGGATTGCTTTCTCGGAAGTCGTCAATCGGTTCGACAATACCGCGTCCCATCAGATCGGCCCAGACGCGGTTGGCATTCACTTCGGCGAAGAAATGATTTTGGGGTGAAATAATCCAGTCTGCCAGTATTTCGCGTGGATCCTGATTTTCTTTAATCTCAGGCACTTCTCCAAACAGGGGGCGGGGTGGCAGGACTTCGTTGGTCAGCGGATGACGCACGCTGCCGGAATTCGCTGTGAAAATCAGCTCTTCTGAACCGGAAATCGGGGCCGAGATCCCGCGGCCTTTACGGCCGATTTTGGCGAAGTAGGCCGCGAAACTGTAGAAATCTTCCTGACCCCAGACTTCGTTGGGGTGGTGATGACACTGGGCACAGCTCAGTCGAATTCCCAGAAAGAGCTGACTGACAATTGTAGTGAGCTCTTCGGGTTTGCGACGATCACGGAACATGGTCACCGCACCGTTGTGCCACGTGCCACCTTGGGCGGTCAGCAATTCATGCGTGAACTGATCGAGGGGTTTGTTCTGGTGAAACGACTGGCGAATCCAGGCATCATAACTCAAGACGGTCTTGATCCCCACATGATACGGATTGGGTCGCAGGAGATCAGCCCACTTGTTGGCCCAGTGATCGCCGAACTCGGGCTGTTCCAGCAGATAATCGACCAGCCGTTCCCGTTTGTTGGGAGAAGGATCCTGCAGAAATGCCCGGGCTTCTTCCGCTGTCGGGGTTCGACCGATGACATCGATGGAAACGCGACGCAGATAAGTGGCATCGTCAATGGGTTCAGAAGGTTTCAGTCCGTATTTCTTCAATTTGTCCCAGACCAGACCATCAATGAAATTATTGCGAGGCAGCCTGGCGTAGAAGCTGTCCGGGACTGTATTATCAGAAGGAATGGTGACGCTCAGGGAAGCGAATTTTCCCATGTAGCGGGCCATGATCGAGGCTTCACCCATCAGCGAACCCGCGGTCACCAGTCCGTGCTCATCGACGGAAACATACACACTTTCGCTCGACATGTATTCGGCGAGGTCCGTCACATCGCGGGTGGACCCATCATTATAATACGCGGTCACCACCATCTGCTGTTTTGTTTCAGGCTGCATGATCCGCTCGGTCGGTTCCGCCGAGATCTTCACAAGCTTCGGTGCCTCAGCAACAGAACGTGTGGCACCTTCCGCAATCCACTGTTCGATGATGTTGTAGTATTTGCTGTCTTCCGGCAGCTTTTTACCACCGCCGTGCGGAATCTTGCCGGCTCCTTTGAGCAGCACCAGGCTCTGATCGGGAGCCAGGGGTGAAGCACGGCGACCCCGTGATTCCTTCGTTAATGCACCGTAATCAAATTCAGGATCGAAGGCGAACATCGACAATTGAAATCCACCCTGACCGCGTTGTTTTCCATGACACGCACCACTGTTGCAACTGAATCGGGAAAACAGCGGATGCACATCGCGTTCAAAATCAAGCAACGGCTGCTTATCGAAATCTTTGACTTCGACGGGCACTTTGATTTTTACAGCGCCATCGGTGACCGTTACTGTCGCCGTTCCGTTCGAGACGGGTTCGATCACGCCGGCGGCATTCACCTGAATCACAGCGGGTTGATCTGACTGAAACTGCACTTCGCGTGTCAGGTCGATGCTTTGTTTATTATTGACGCCTGTCACCAGTAACTGCTGTCGTGCGCGTTGACCCGTCAGTTGTACTTTTTCAGGATAGACCTTCAGACTTTGCTGCGAATTCTCAGCGGCCCGCACAGAAACGGCGGAACACAGCAGCAGACAAGCCAGACAATGATAGAGAAGAGATTTCATCTCGTTGTTCTATCCCAATTCAAAAGGTAGGAGACGCAATGCGGTTTTGGCGGTAATCAGTGCTACGAGGAAAGTATAGGCAGGGCTGCAGGCACATTTAAAAGCAACTCGTGAGCACTCATCGTTGCGCTTCCTCGTGCCTGCAAGTATATATTGTCTCTTATATTTCCTAATCGTCAACTATCATTTAACAACTTTATTTATGAAACACGTCTTAGGATACCTTCTCTGAGTGGCAAAAACTACCCCATATCACAGAAAACGGACCGCTTGTACACGCATCCATGGCTTGAGATCGACGATTATCCGGCTTACACCATCTTTTCCAGCTCTGATTTTACGTAACCGATGCGGTCGGTGATGGCATAATTTTCATTCCAGGGCTGAGGGAACAGAATCGCCTGCCCGCCATGCTCCCGGAACAGGTCGACGTTCTTATGCTGATCGTCAATCAACACGACATCTGGTTTTGCCAGCAGATATTTCTGCGTACCGATCATAAAGTCCATGAACAGGGGTTCCTGAAAATGCTGTCTGAGCCATTCGACTTTCGCAGAAGCACAGGCGGCACTGCGACTGGGGGATGTGCTGATCGTAATGGGAGCCGTCTGTTTCAGCAGAGCCAGCAGTTCCTCCAGCCAGGGGTAGGGAGGAAACTCCGACCAGAAGCGTCCGCCAACAGAATCGACGGGTTTCCAGAATTCATCTTTTGTCATTCCCAGTACGCCCGCGTAGTTGCGTTCACCGGGAGGCCACTGTTCCAGCAGATGCCCCTGATCATGTAACTCCAGAATGGCACCCATGAAATCGGAAATCACGCCATCCATGTCCAGTAAAATATGTCGTACAGCCATGCTGATTTTTCACTCCGGGAAGAAACTTTGATGATAAAACGGTATGATTACCCTTTGAGCATATAATAAACTGAAACTGACAACCATCGTCTTACTGACCGTTTTTATTACTGGTGAACTGAATGACCAACTGGATTCCGCTGGGAAATGCATATGAAATTTCTCCCGGCTCGCGTAAAGCCTATACCGTCCAAGGAACCGAGATCGCCGTGTTCCATGTTGCAGAGGGAGATCAGCCGGGCACCTTTTACGCCATCGACAATTCCTGCCCGCATCAGGGCGCGTCCCTGATTGAAGGCGAAGGTTGTGGCACGGAAGTGACCTGTCCCCTGCATGACTGGAACTTCGATGTCGCGACTGGTGAGTGTCACGACTTTCCTGACTTTAGCCTGACCCGCTTTGAACTCAAAGTAGAGACAGGCGTGTTAATGGTAAATGGTGATGCCTTTGGTGAACCGGGACCACCGCAGAATCTGTTTCTGGTTCGCTACGGTGCCATGGGCTGGGTCGATCACTTTTCTGCAGAGCCGGAAGACGACTATCCGCACCGGACTGCCGTCCTGATTGAAACCAGTCGCGGAGAAGAAGTCGGCGAGATACTTTCGGCTGCAGGCCAGATGGAAAAACCACCGACTGCCGCCGGTACCATTATCCGCGAATTCACCCCCGCTGACCAGTCGACATTATCCAGCCAGGAAGATGTGACAGCGCGCGTCTTTCAGGAGTGCCAGACCCTGATTCAGGAACGGGGCATGCCGACCGAAATCATCGACTGCGAACAACTGTTTGATCAGCAGACCGTCGTGCTGTATTATCTGGGAAGCCGCATGCCGGCGCTGGAAATCCTGGCACAGGAACTCAATGCCAACTACGCGTGGCGGATCGTGTTTCATCCGGTTGATGAAGCGCCTGCTGCCTCCGGCTGTTCCAGTGGCGGTTGTGGCTGTGATGATAAGTAAACTACCTGCCTGAAAACTCCCCCCGCAATTTGTTCCAACACAGAAAACGGAAGACATCATGAGCACCCCCATCAATCGCCGCTCTTTTCTGGGTACTTCACTGGCAGCGACCAGCCTGGGCCTGGCAGCTGCCGACTCTGTCACCGCCGCCGATCAGGAATCAGCAAAACCCTCAACAAAACCGAAGCCGATTCAGAACGAAGTCATTCTGCACGCCCGCCAGGTCGCACTTGATATTCTCAAGCCCAGTCAGAAACAGCTGGAACATGGCCTGGAACTGCATGCAGAGTCGCTCGTCTTCGATTCGTACGGCTTTGCACCCCGCGCTGCCGTCGATGGGGAGCGCCTGGCGGAAGCCATTAACAACCATGCGTCGACCGCGGAGATCCAGGACCTGCGGGAAGACATGTCGATGACCCGCTGTGTAACCGATCCCGCCGAGCAACGTGAATTCAAAGAAGCCTTCGATGCTTCCGGCGTAACCTGTATTTTTCAAAACGCGGGCGAAGAAGGGCAGGACCCCATGCGGCTGATGAAGCGACTGGCCCGCTTCACTTTTACCACCGACATGCTCTCCGACTTTGTTTTTAAAGCAGTCACACCGGAAGAGATCGTGCAGGCCAAACTGGAAGGCCGCCACTGTCTGTACCTGACAGGAAACGGCGTCCCTTTAACGCAACAGTGGGAAACCACCACCGACGAAATGAAATACATGCGGATCTTTTTCCAGTTGGGCATTCGCATGATGCACATGACTTACAACCGTCGCAACATGCTGGGCGACGGCTGTGCGGAACCGGCCAACGCGGGTCTGAGTGACTTCGGTCGGACCGTCGTGGCGGAAATGAATCGACTGGGCATCATTCCCGATGTCGCACACTCGGGCTGGCAGACCAGCCTGGAAACGGCACAGGTCTCGAAAAAACCGGTCGTCGCCAGTCATTCGACCTGCGCCTCCCTCCACAAACATATCCGCAGTAAACCCGATGAAGTCATCAAGGCCATTGTCGAGACGAATGGTCTGATCGGCATCTGCTGTATTCCCCGCTACCTGGGCGGTAAAGGGGATATCAGTGCGCTGCTGGATCATGTTGATTATGTGGTCAAGAACTTCGGGATCGACTATGTCGCCATTGGAACTGACGTGTCTTATACCTCGCGCAATAATTCGCTGGAGCGTAAAAAAGTGCCCCGCGCCCCGCGGTCGCGGACTGCCTGGCGCAGCCTGTGGCCCGACGATCCGTTTGTGGAGACTCCCGAAATGCGAACCAGCGTCTCCTGGACCAACTGGCCTCTGTTTACGGTTGGCCTCGTCCAGCGTGGCTACTCTGATGCCGATATACAGAAAATTATTGGCGGTAACGTCTTACGTGTCTGTCAGGAGTCTCTGACTTGAACCCTGTTTTGCTGCTTCACCCTGCAACGGATCAACCACGATGCGAGTTTTAATAACAGGTGCCGCCGGTTATGTCGGTCGCTATTTCGCCGCGCACTGGCAATCGACGGAAGACCTGGAACTGGTGCTGGCAGACATTCATCCTCTTGCCGATGATCCACGGTTTATCACTCTTGATCTCACAGACGCCAAACAAACCCGCGCGGCGCTGGAAAACATCGATGCTGTCATTCATCTGGCAAAACAGGCTGACGAAGGCCCGATGGAAGGAGATGAGTTAAACGGAAAACGTTTTGACGTGAACGTGAAAGGCACGTTTAACCTGCTGGAAGCAGCCCGTGCTGCCGGCGTGAAACGCTTTATCTTTACCAGTACGGTGATGACGGTACTGGGATACACAGCACCGCAATGGGTGGAATCGGATGCACCACCTCTGCCCGTGGGTTCGTATGCACTCACAAAACAGCTCTGTGAAGTCATGTGCCAGCATTATGCACGCGCGTATGACATGTCGATTATCTGCCTGCGGATCCCCAAGCCGATCGACCTGGAACACCCTCTCTGGAAAACGCACCCGCTGCGCCCTCAATGGGTGCCTTTTCCTGACCTGCTGCAGGCGTACCAGAAAGCACTGACCGCCGAGATCTCGGGCTGCGAAGTCATTACCATTGTCGGCGAAAGCTCAAAACGCCGCTGGGATCTCAGCAAAGCAGAAAAACTGCTGGGCTATCGACCGACCCTCATTCCGGAAGAACTGGGCTACGCCATGGGAACCGAAGATCAGCCTATTCCGACCGAAGACCATTATGCCTGAACCAGAACCTTCTGGTTATTGTTCTACGCGACAGTAGGGCAGGCTCTTCTCGAGCTTGGCAATTCCCTCTTCAGTGATTTCAGTACCATCGATATACAGCGTGCCCAGATTTTTCATCTTCTTGAGAGACGTGATGCACTTGTCACTGACATCCGTATTCCGCAGATTCATATCCACGATATTTTCGAGGACTTTGATCTCGGAAATACCGGCATTGGTGATCTGCGTATCGTTCAGTTCCAGCCACTCCATATCTTTCATTTTGATCAGATACTTCAACCCGTCGTCCGTGATTTGCGTATTTCGCAGCCACAGTCGCTGCAGGCGGGTCAAGCCTTTAATCTGCTTGAGACCTTCATCGGTAATCTGAGTATCGCGCAGGAGCAGGACACGCAGTTTTTTCAGCGTCTTCAGATGAGCCAGTGCATCATCTGTGATCTGTGTTTCAGACAGCCCCAGCGTTTCCAGACTCTTTAAACCGGATAGATGAGCCAGACCGTCTGCTGTAATTTCGAGCCCTGTCAGAAACAGTTCTTTCAGGCTGTCCAGACTTTTCAGATGCTTCAAGCCGGCGTCTGTCACTTTAGTCCGCGACAGATTCAGGATTTCAAGATTTGACAGCTTCTTGAATTCTGCCAGGCCGGAGTCAGATACGGGAATCCCATGCAGCGTGATCTCACGCAGACTCTTTAAAGACTTGAGATGCACCATCCCGTCATCAGTCACTTTGGAACCGGACAGGTCCAGTTTTCGCAACTTGGACAGGCGTCCCAGATAAACCAGTCCTGCATCCACCAGCTTGGAACCGGAAAACGAAACCTGCGAAATGTTGCCGTTGTAATCCATCTTCAAATTTGCACTGATTTCTTTCAGTGACTTGATATCCGTTTCCAGCGTTGATTCCTGGGGAACTTCTTCCTCTGAACCGGTGGCAGCTTTACTCATATTGTTCGCCTGTTTCGAATTGGTATTTCTGACTCAAATCAGGCTACTTTCACTTTGAACCACTATTCATCAGTGCAGTTTTTCCCGATTTTGTTTCTAACACTCGCCAATTCTAATATACACATAATCCCAAAACTTCGCATGTGAACGGACGATTTTTCTTCGGGAATACTGGTCTGATAGTGCGCGGAAAAGCACGACCTGGCGACATCGAACGTGTACAGGCATCACAACGGGTGTAGAACCGCCTTGATTCCCGTGAAATGCGGGCGGCTTTGGAGACGGTCTGCCTGCGCCTGCTACTTGACCTGCTTGCCAAACAGCAGAAGTTCATCAAAATTGCCGGTATCATCGAATGAGCCAATACCCACACGTCCGGTCAGGAAAGTTTTGTCCGTGGCGGTCATCACGGGCTCATCCATATCATCAAAATAAATCTTGATCGAACCGGATTTCTTATCCCGTACCACGCGGGCATGATGCCATTCATCGTCCCAGTCCGTACCGGCTGTGGTTTTTGTAGAGATCTTCGTCCGGGGCTTGTCGTTGACGATAAAAATCTGGTTGGCATGATCGTCCATTTTTTTGCCGAAGTGCACATAATAAAAATGGGCATCATCCTGGTATCCGAAAAACAGGCACAAGTCGCGATGTCCATAATCGGGAATCGTGGACTGCAGTTTGACATCGAAAATAAAATCACTGACATCAAAGTTTTTCAGCAACGCGCGATTGTAAGGCGAACGCACGGGGGGCTCGAATTTGCTTCTTTTTTTCGTCAGGCTGAAGACATGATTGTCTCCCTGGTGAATCATCTTCCAGGCTTTGTCATCGGTCGGCTCCCAGTGGTCGGCTTTGCCCGATTCAAAGTTCTCATGAAACAGCAGAGGCAACCCCTGCATCTTCTGGGGAACCTGGTCCGGCTCATACGTTTTCAGCGGCGCAGGTTCTTTCGCCGACAGAGCAGGATGACTGGCAGAAGAAATCAGCATCAGACCCGTAATCAGGCTGGCGATGGTCAGAATACGTAACATGGATTGGCTCCCGTTCTTGAAATAAGCGCTGGCGCAGGACTTTGTGTATTGCCAGAGATGCACTGCGAAAAAGGACTGCGTTTCGATGAAACTTCAGTTCCTGGGGCGCATCACAATTTAACCGTAGCATCTCCCGATCTATTTTACCCGGTCCAAATGGGCTTGGAGACGCGATAATAAAACTGGACATAGCCTATCAGACAGGATTGCCCATCTTTTTTCAAGCATCAGGGGTAACCTGGGCAGGAGGCCGCGGACCGGGCTCACCATTTCGCCCCCGCAGAGGCCGGTTACCCGGACGGCCACCGGGGCCATTAAAGCGACGCTCTTTCATGTCCTGCATACGTTCCTTTACGCCTCCCCGGCGAGGGCCGTCAAACTGATTTTTCAGATCACTTTCAGGGATGAAATCACCAATCAGCTGCTGCACCTCACGAGAACGCTGATGAATCGACTGCCGGACCTTTTCGGGTAACTGAGTCTGCAGGTATCTGTATTTAAGCTTTTCCTGCATCTCATCAGGCGGATAACGCATCAGG is from Gimesia maris and encodes:
- a CDS encoding 5' nucleotidase, NT5C type, which produces MAVRHILLDMDGVISDFMGAILELHDQGHLLEQWPPGERNYAGVLGMTKDEFWKPVDSVGGRFWSEFPPYPWLEELLALLKQTAPITISTSPSRSAACASAKVEWLRQHFQEPLFMDFMIGTQKYLLAKPDVVLIDDQHKNVDLFREHGGQAILFPQPWNENYAITDRIGYVKSELEKMV
- a CDS encoding DUF1501 domain-containing protein, whose translation is MMNVSKNCNGITRRNCLQLGLGAMTGLGMVDLLRLQSQAKGTAAPGPKATAKSVILIWMDGGPSHYESFDPKPEAPIEVRGEFNPISTKVPGVQFSQHMTRLASIFDKCSVIRSIRHNQGNHGAGNHYMMTGAPPRIPVGCGAFVSFHPSMGSVVAHQKPTTNNLPAYFSMPRMSRSGGPNFLGAKYAPFVMSDNPNSSNFRVRDLSLPSGLTDTRYQTRRDLRQQVDQLKRIRDEVAGDPVLSLDEYYEQGYSLVASTEAQKAFEIDRESDELRDKYGRNSFGQRALLARRLTEAGVPFVTLYEGGWDNHGSLFKTFRGRMPSFENTIATLIEDLDERGLLDTTMVLALGEFGRTPKINPGGGRDHWSNAMSVLMAGGGTPGGLALGATDKAGYSAVERVLSPENFVSTIYTKMGIDPDKMLYTPEGRPSHLVSDPTPIPELFA
- a CDS encoding DUF1549 domain-containing protein, whose amino-acid sequence is MKSLLYHCLACLLLCSAVSVRAAENSQQSLKVYPEKVQLTGQRARQQLLVTGVNNKQSIDLTREVQFQSDQPAVIQVNAAGVIEPVSNGTATVTVTDGAVKIKVPVEVKDFDKQPLLDFERDVHPLFSRFSCNSGACHGKQRGQGGFQLSMFAFDPEFDYGALTKESRGRRASPLAPDQSLVLLKGAGKIPHGGGKKLPEDSKYYNIIEQWIAEGATRSVAEAPKLVKISAEPTERIMQPETKQQMVVTAYYNDGSTRDVTDLAEYMSSESVYVSVDEHGLVTAGSLMGEASIMARYMGKFASLSVTIPSDNTVPDSFYARLPRNNFIDGLVWDKLKKYGLKPSEPIDDATYLRRVSIDVIGRTPTAEEARAFLQDPSPNKRERLVDYLLEQPEFGDHWANKWADLLRPNPYHVGIKTVLSYDAWIRQSFHQNKPLDQFTHELLTAQGGTWHNGAVTMFRDRRKPEELTTIVSQLFLGIRLSCAQCHHHPNEVWGQEDFYSFAAYFAKIGRKGRGISAPISGSEELIFTANSGSVRHPLTNEVLPPRPLFGEVPEIKENQDPREILADWIISPQNHFFAEVNANRVWADLMGRGIVEPIDDFRESNPPSNKPLIKALGKHFREQKFDLKKYIKTIVTSHVYALSALPNETNVSDTRNYSRHYRQRLRAEVLLDSVSEMIGVPDSFSAMPEDSTAKQIWTHRVSSVFLDSFGRPDPNQDPPCERTADTTVVQVLHMMNSRDLYARIQSGKGNSAAWAKSKMTPDQIVEEIYLTAYARYPSLEEKRLGRSLFEKEGADRQQVIEDLMWALLNTPEYLFKN
- a CDS encoding pre-peptidase C-terminal domain-containing protein codes for the protein MLSTARILPAVVSMALVHGLFSEVKAAPPSVNYLNPAGGQVGQKVEVSVNKTLGTAPVSVWTSAPGLTITIPEKPANGKEKQFTVQIDAAAKPGLYWLRFHNAEGASEIRPFLVGTLPEQAETEPNDDLEHAHKCELPGVTINGVLAKSGDVDIYQVKLKRGQTLIASQTANEQLGSPMDGLLQILNHRGTVLEQMEDTLWFDPRIVFTAPEDGTYYVRTFAFPADPNSTIRFAGAASYIYRLTLTTGPFVDHSLPLAWHPAAAAPVALEGWNLPDDLKTLLPAMTDSKTQALLSHPQLGNLLTIPLSKTPVILETKESQAEKGQLLTLPATVTGKIAERKEIDSYRFAAKKGDKLTFKVDTYMLGYPLDAYIKLFDAKGKLLKEVDDARRNYYDAQLDYGIPADGEYRLEVTDRFQYGGFRYVYLLSIQPTEADFSLQTTEEQYTLTAGDKPLEIEVKVDRQSPRFNDDIEISVAGLPAGVTCEPVVSKLKEKTEKSVKLKLEAKADVVFQGPLEIKGVSLKDKTQVHAPTAVIKGISPKRKTARPKADLELPYLWLTIKKK
- a CDS encoding DUF1573 domain-containing protein, which encodes MKRLSFRLKSFLAAYFTVVLIIGVIFYGTSLFGAPQIVAPLCEFKEIPAGETARQKISVQNTTSQPLQLIGAMVPCTLCGCASTEGLPVTIPPGQSESFFVLFKATTAGQFKTEIELYTDNPEQTIVRLHVRGTVKQDAKDQPVK